From the Syntrophorhabdaceae bacterium genome, one window contains:
- the rph gene encoding ribonuclease PH: MRDNARQNDRIRDLKITRGFLKYPEGSVLVEMGETKVICGVSIEEKVPPFLKNTGKGWLTAEYSMLPRSTHTRTVRESVTGRVGGRTHEIQRLIGRALRAVVNLDILGERTLWIDCDVIQADGGTRTASITGGYVALVEALWAMKKKGIIEKIPMKDSVAAISVGIVGGEILLDLSYDEDSRAEVDMNFVMTGRGLLIEVQGTAEKTAFTKEQLDTMYLYACKGINEITRQQKIALGNMFPM; encoded by the coding sequence ATGAGAGATAATGCAAGACAGAATGACAGAATAAGGGATTTGAAGATCACGAGAGGCTTTTTAAAATATCCAGAAGGTTCAGTCCTTGTTGAAATGGGTGAGACAAAGGTTATATGTGGTGTAAGCATAGAAGAAAAGGTCCCACCATTTCTTAAAAATACAGGTAAGGGATGGTTAACGGCAGAATATTCCATGCTTCCCAGGTCAACACACACAAGGACAGTAAGGGAATCTGTAACAGGAAGGGTAGGAGGAAGAACCCATGAGATCCAGAGACTTATTGGTAGGGCACTTAGGGCTGTTGTAAATCTCGATATATTAGGTGAGAGGACATTGTGGATCGACTGCGATGTCATACAGGCAGATGGAGGGACAAGGACGGCGAGTATAACAGGGGGTTATGTGGCCCTTGTGGAGGCATTATGGGCTATGAAGAAAAAAGGTATAATAGAAAAGATACCAATGAAAGATTCTGTTGCTGCCATAAGTGTAGGTATTGTGGGTGGGGAGATACTCCTTGACCTATCTTATGATGAGGATTCAAGGGCAGAGGTAGACATGAATTTTGTAATGACAGGAAGGGGGCTGCTCATAGAGGTGCAGGGCACTGCTGAAAAAACGGCATTCACAAAAGAACAATTAGATACCATGTATCTATATGCATGCAAGGGAATAAACGAGATAACAAGACAGCAAAAAATAGCCCTTGGCAATATGTTTCCTATGTAA